The stretch of DNA GGCAACATGAGCACCGGATATTAATAAATAAGAGTCATCGGCCTTACTTAGGTATTGTTTTAAAATTTGGAAAGTATACTTACTTTGCACCTTTAGAGTCAAGGAAAACTAGTAAAAAAGTAAATGGGCAAGTTACTTTAAAAGTTTGGGGAAATCTTGATAAGAATGAAGACCTATTGGGCTACTTGCTATTGAACGACATGATTCCAGTAACAGATAATAATTGGACACCCTTGGATTTTCATGTTTTTGAGCAATCTGACCCTAAACGGTACTTATTATTATTAAAGGAATGGCAGTGGGTTAAAGTTAATGCTGACCGAATTAAAAATAAGAGTGCTAGGGTATATGCTTTAAGGTGCAATCGAAATATTCCATTTATTAATTCTATATGTATAAATTACAAGCAACTGGAACCCTTGTGTCAGCAATTCAATAGTTCTTTGGGTAATTAAGTATAATTGTCTAAGAATATTTAAGGGTTAATTACTGGCGTTTTAAGAGTTAGAATGTATCTAGATTACTTTATTATGCAATGTAACAAGTTTCCAAGGTGATGGTCATTGGAATGATGTAATTAATCCATCCATCAGCATCAAAGATTGGTATTGGGATGGCAGAAGACCCAACGAACCCCGGTGACTACTATGTAGCGGTAGAAATGGGCTTCTAGGCTACTGAATTAAAGTAACGTAATTTAATATAAATTTCAAAAGGGGCAATCCAGTGATGGGTTGTCTTTTTTTGTTTTACCCTAAAATTACCCATTAAGTTTGAGTGAATGATGACCGATCAGAATATATTGTTTGGATCAAACTAAATATTCCACTGTTAAACATTGATTTTTCTAGCTCCACACTTTCGCGCCCTATGATTTAGGCCATCAATTGCTAAGATTATTCCTGTTAAGATGACACCCCCGACAGAGTGCCACACAGGCGTTTCAGAGTCCTTGGGTATAATTATTCCAAGTAGATGGCAAGAGGCGACACATGGCCGGACAAGTGCCACACGATTCGAATGGAGTGTTCTTAGTTACCATGGAGTTCAGGGTTAAGGATGGCCTATGAGTGCCAGTTTGACAATGCTCCAGACCAGATGGCGATTTCTGAGTAGCAAGATAAATGACCAATTAATAATTATATAGATGACCAATTACTATAATTAAGCATGACTAAAATGTTAGGCGAGGAGTCATTCTTTTAGGATGGCTTTTTTAGTTTGTCTAAAATTGGATGACTTTCGATGGATTACCTTACTTTGATCCAGAATATGAACTGTTTGTGCTAAGAATAATGCCCAATTTTACTACCACTTGGTTAATTATGAAGATTACGTCAGTTAAATGGAGTCCCAACACAGTGGCACACAGGCTAACAAATTTGAAACCTTAGTTTTTTGCTTCCAAATTGCCTAGTAGAATTTGGAAATATATATGATAAAGTTAAAGCAATTCTATATTTAGGTGGGGATGAAGATGAATTTATTAGACTCAACGAGTGTTGGTAAACGAATATTACGTTTCTTAGGTGAAATAGGGTATGCAGTTTTTATGGGGGTCCTTGCTTTTGGAGGTCGGGAATTAGCATTCCTGTATGTAGCAATTGATGTGTCACCCAAAATGTTATATTTTGTCTTATCATGTCTTATAATACTTTTTGTTGTTAAGAATTGTGATGATTATTTTATGCAAGACACCCATCGTAAGAGGATATTCTTGTCGTTCGTGATAGTGGAAATGCTTTTTTTAACTATTGAAGCTTTTGCAGCTTTTTTTGCTCACATGCATGTTTACATGTGGTTTAGATTATTGGGTGAGATTGCCACAATTGGTGTATTGATAACATGGTTGGCACAGGTGATTCAACGGGTGGGGTATACATTTATGTGGATGTTCTATCCGTTTATTGTTGATAAGCGGTATGTAGTAAGTGTGAAGACTTTTCGTATTATTGGGAAAAACAGTCGCTTTCTAAGTTATAACGATATGGTGACTTATACATTGTTAACAATCGTAAGGATTATGCTCTTATTATTTTTCGATATTTATGTATTGGAATATTTTGCAACAATTGATAAAGTGGTTAGAGATGCATATGGTTCATTTCTCTGGATTGCAGCTGTAATTAAATTGAGTGATAGTTATAACGTGGTATCTTTTATAGGATTTTTAGCAGTCGTTGTTTCGATGGAAAATTACATCTATAAGTTTCAGAACAAATTGTATAGGAAAATTGACAGAGGGTTACACAAGTTTGTTGTGGTAAAACGAAAAAAATGTATGGTGCGTTCTGATGCACTATTAAAAATATATGAACAGTTAAAGTAGCCTGTATTAGCTAATACTATTTGATGTTTTATTCTGGTTTATGTAATCATCCTTTCATAACTTAGAATATCACTAGTCCACTTACCAAGTTTATACCTGTTAAGATAACAGTCCCCGCGGAGCGCCACACAGGTGCTTCAGGACATTTAGGTATAATTATTCCAACCTAATATGAAGAGCCCACACGCGGTTCGACAAGTGCCACAGGATTCGAATGGGGTGCTCTTAGTTACCATGGAGTTGGAGGCCAAGGATGACCAGCAAGTGCCGGTATTCCAGTCTGGGTGGTGATTAATGGGTGACAATAAAATGACCAATTAATTACTATAAAGATGACCGATTTCTTTAATTGAATATGACTAACAATGTTGACGACTACTAGGTAAGAAGTCATTCTTTTTAGGATGGCTTTTTTTGTTTTATCTAAAATTCGATGACTTTGGATGGGATACCTTACTTTGATCCAGAATATGGCTTGTTTGTGCTAGAAATATCGCTCCAAGTTTGATATTACTTGCTAGTTGCTAAGATGACGTCGGCTAATTGACACCTCGACACAGTGGCACACAGGCCATCCAATACTATTAGGTGTAATTATTCTGGCTGGGTGGCAAGAGCTGACAGACGTCTCGACAAGTGCCACACAAATCGACCTGAACAGCCTGTAACCCAGATGTGGCAAGACTTTGGAATGATTAATGTAACAGGATTTGGTGACCGAAGACTATAAATAATTGCAAAAAAGTCCTCTAATTAAAAACTAATTTTTGAAAAAGTTGTCAAAAGCTTGCCATAAATTTATACAAATATGCTGGTAATAGTTGGATTATACACATGGCCCGTTCGTAAATGTGCAAATTAAAGTAATCGGAATGCTGTTAAACTGGCATTTATACATTAGAAAGTTCTCATAATTACGTGAATTGGAAAATCACGATTGTTAGAATTTGTGCACTTAAACCCTTGCTGTAGGTCTGTCTTCATCCCCAAAATTGGCAAACCTAAATTGATGAAGACTGCTGTAGGACAGGCGTTTCAGCGGTTTGCCAACCTATCGGAATGGGATTACACTTGCGTTGTTAATTGATGAGGCGCCGGTGCTTACACAATAACAAATACGTAAATTTCAAAAATAATAAATTTAAAAAGGGTAAGGTGTTTTATCATGGTCAAAAATCAAAAATTAATCAGTGCAGTAGTAAAATTAATCGATAACAATCAAAGTGGGCTATCAGCTTGTGCTTTGCCACAAATCTTGGGCGAGTATTATGAAACACAGGTTCCCAATCAAAAATATGTAGATGTGTTACATGACAAATGGCATCGAAATGGTAATGTTTTTGCGTTGGATTATGATGAATTTGGGGAGGAACCTTCACTGGACTATGTCTCATACACGCTATTGTTACATCTTGAAAATCCCAGCAAACCTTATGTAACATTTCCAATTGTTGCTCATGGGGCATTTAAAGAATTAGTTACATCGCCATTAGATGCAGAGTTTTTGGAAAATGTTTTTTTACAAATGCCTGAAACTTCTAATAATCCAACTCGTGCGCAACAACTGGCCGATAATAAAAGAATCAGTTATTCAATACCAGTAGTTGAATATTAAAAAAGTTTAATTTTAGCCAGTTTGTATTCGTAATTAGTCGTCCGTTAATTTGGGCGGCTTTTTGTGTTTAAAATGCTTATCCAACATCTATGTCAAAAGATGCGAAACCGGCATTAGGATGTTACAACAGTGATGGCTAGATGGGACAGGAGATGAAGCAAGGATGATTAAATTTATTAAGTTTTATATGGAATATCGGCGAGAAAGCAAGTTAGTAGTTAACCGTCGCATTCGCCAACAACAACAACCTTTAAAGCCAAACTGGAAATCTATTCGGTTATGTTACAAATATGGCTATTCGGGTTCAGATGCAGCTTCCATTTTAATTTAGGGCTGGTATTAACGAATATTAGATGACAGGTGACTGGCAATTATCCGACACAAATATGAAGACTTAGATCAAGTAACAGGATTTAGATGAGAAGGTCGTTGTCATCTGATAAAGCAAGGTGCTTGTTAGTAATATTGGTTATTAAGATGACCCAGTGGTTTTGGGAAATCTTGCTCAAAGGGTGTCAAATAGGGACCTAAGAATTATTTCAGGAACGATGAGGAGGACAAAATGAAAAAATCAGACCGCCAAGCAATAGTATCAAAAAAGCTTGGTAAAAATGAACTGTTATATACGAACAAGCTAGGCGTCAAGCGGATTATGGGGCAAGATGAACTGCTAAATTTAGTCATGAACTTAGGAACAGTCTCAAATGAAGTGTTAGCTAATTTGACCGCTAATAATGGGGTGCACGTGTTTCAATCTCTGTTTAAAAATGAAGCAATTAAGAAAAGGCGTGTATATGGAATTGCCGGACATCGAGTTCAGAATGCAATATTCCCCCAGCAAGTTGACCTATCAGTGCTAGAACATTGGACAATTTTAAGCAAGGCCATTTGGTTTCTACGCGAGAAAGGAGTGAAGTTAGGACGAGTAATAAGGGTTGATAATGACTTGCAAGCAGTCGCAACTTTCGATAATCAGCATTTAGTTCATTTGCAGTTTAAGTTGATTAATGATGATAATATGACCGATAAACCGGTAATTAACGATGGAAACGCCATGGTTGCAGTGTTTGAAAGCTATGAGTTAATGGCTGAAGTTCTAAATAAACATGCCGATAAGTATCTGAATGCAATTATAAATGGCTGTATTGTGATGTGCTTACGACGAAGACAAGACTTTGACACGATAGAGGGCTATATATTAATCACAACAAAAGTGGATGGCAAATACCAACTGAAGCTACAGCCAATTGTAACTATTGATGACTTGGTAAGAACCAATTTTAAATTGATGACTGAACCTACTGGCAATGAATTAGAACAGTTGGAATGGGAATATGACGAAGCGCTAACTCGAACTAATCAGAGTAATCATCTTGCTAAGCCAGCAAGTAATGGTATGTCAAATGATGAAACAAAGTGAGTTTGGCGAATTTATACATTTTCTACTTTTACGGTTAAAAGAATGGCTCACGGCAAAAATTGGAGATGATCGGGCAAAGGAGCTGAATCATCAGTTCAAAACTCTTGGTCATTTGCTAGCAAGAACTTACTTTGAGAATATCTATTTAAACGCTAAAAATAGGCTGATTCAAAAAGTGAAGCAGCAATATCGTTGGGAAATTATCACCCATTCTAGGTTAAAGGTAACGTTGCTTGTGGTAGCCCTCCTATTATTAACATGGTTAATGCGGTGGTTAGTAGTGCTTGATATAGGCTTGTTATTAGGATTTCTGGCATTCCGGCATTACCAATATGAACATGACATAAGTCACGAAATGGTCGAACTAATAATGGATGACCTGCCACAAACGTCCCTTAGCCGTCGCAACTATAATTACCCGTTAAAGGCATTAAAAGAGTTAGTAGGATTATATAAAGATTTATATATTGATAGGCAACGGATTAGTATTGATGATTTTATATTCGCTGATACTTTAGAGAGTCAGCAAATACCTAATTATGGCAAGATAGTTCAAATTCAATTGTCGGGGCACAGCCCAGTTTTAAGCGCGCGAAACATGAAAGATTATTGGTTGATAAAATATCGATTATTACCTGAACCAAAGTTGGGGTTATACATAAATAAAGGCTATGTAAATATTGATTTAATATCAGTTTTGGCAGATGAGTCACCAGAAAAGTTAGCAAGTAGAATGGTTTCTAGTGGCTTCTTTAACCAATATATCGAAGTAAGAAATATGGTGGCAAAAGATGCCCAAACGAAGGAACTTAATGAGAGACAGGAGTATATAATCGAGCGTGGGTTGCCAACAAAATTGAATAATATTTGGCACTACTTTGACATTCATTCGACCGAAATAGGATTTACATATTGGGACAACAATGGAAAATCGGTAGATGGCAACGATAATTATTTGCGATTAAGAATGCGTCTGGTTGGTGATACGACTTTTGATGACGCCAAGAAAAAGTCTGGACTGGTAGCCAAAGAACTACGTTGCAATGTGATGGTTAAAGGAATAGCAAGCGACCCAGGGAGCTTTTGGATGACTTTCCTGCTTAAAAATATTGAAGCACCAAAGACTGCTACTATTGCACAAATTAAAGAAGATGCCAAAACAGGGAAAGTTCGGCTTGGCAATTCTCGGACAGGTAGCTATCTGATGAATCTGCCCCGAGGAGACTCATTAACTTCATTATTGTTAGGTGGCTTATCAAGAAGTGGTAAAAGCACTTTAGCGACACAGGTAATTACGGCATTGCTCTATCTGAAAACTGGCGGCACCTATGACTATTCAGATGTTTATGTAGCTACAGTGAAGCCAGAGGATTATCAGTCCAATGGTTTTGAAGCCAGTGGCATGGTGGTTAAAGGTAATCCATCAGACATATATGACATGTTAAGTTACGTCGACGAAAAAGCAACTGCTAGACGTGATTTGTTCACAAAAAATGGTTGTAAGAATATATCGGAATATAATAGTAAGTTTCCGACTAAACGATTAGGAAAATGGCTAGTGGTATTCGACGAATATGCTAACACAATGGCTGCAGCAGAGTCTGAAAAGGTTGAAATAGCCGGTAAGAAAGTGAAGTTAAGCATTGCAATTGAAAACTTGGTAGTTAAGATTACCCAAGAACACGCCAGCCGTGGAGTCTCATTTATTTGTATCACACAACAATTCGCAAAAAATGCAATCGGCCGTGTATTTGATAATTTTAATGCCCAAGTGCTTGGTTACGCACGGAGCAATGTTTGGAACTCAGTCGATTCGACTCAAGAAATGAGCAAGTATATTGACGCTAGAGATGATGAACGTCGAGGAATGTTTTTCATCAATGCTCCAGATTATCCCGTTGACATACCGCAAGTTACCTTTAATTCAGGTTTTACCGAAGTCAAAACAGCTAATATCATTACCGATGAAGTGAGAGCCGATTTTGATCGAAAGTTTGATACTGCTAAGAAATACGGAGGGAATGATTCACCTACAAGTATTGATGCACCTGCATTAGAAGCTTTATTCAAAATATGATAAGAACTGCCTAGATGATTTGTAATAATGACGTTAACATGACATCACAAATCTAAGAGGGGAGTTCTTTTTTTGAATTTAAACGATGATGATAAGACATGCTTGATTGCTAATATTGTAGCTGGATATGAGGAAGGTCGGTTTGAGGCAGGAGTTCAAAACCAGTTAAATCAACTACTGGGCTACCAAGTTGAACCGAGTGAAAGCTGTTACCAAGACTTACTGAGTTTGTATTTTAAGCTTGGTGGTGGTGCCGGAATTAAGAATTTAAGCGGATTAGATTTTAGCCATGACGACTATATTAAAATGGTGAAATTGGACAATCGGATTAGCATTGAAACTTATGTGAGACAACGATTTGGTTCAGGGTTAACCGTAACAAGGACAGTATTTGATACGTTTGTGGTTTATTAGTGATGAGTAACATGATAAGAATTGAAACACAAACTTAAATGGTGACGGTAAGATGACAACAACTTGAATGAAAGAAGGTTTTTTGAGTGGCAAGCAGTAATAAGGTTAAAAGTTTTGAAGATTTAAGTATTGATGAGGGGAATGAACTGGCCGAAGGAATTATGAATAGTTATCTGGCTGGAAAATTTGACAAAAAGACTAAGCAGACTTTGGATGATTTGGGTGAAGAGGACGATATCCATAGTTATGAGTATCTTAGCTTACTATCGCTATATTATCGATTGAATCATTGTGAAGTAGTATTCATTAATGAAACAAAATATCAAATGAACAGTGATGACCGTATGGTATTGATGAGGCATAGCTCACCAGAGGATTTGCGGGAACACTTTAAGTTGCGCTTTGGTAATAATGTGGCTTTAGAAGTTCGTGAATTTGGTGCTTATGCCTTGGTTTATCGAGATAAATATTATCGCATGACACAGACATTTGGCGAGCCTGAGGGTTATACCGGTTATATTGGTTAGGAGAAATTTATGACAGGTAAGAGTATTAAAGAATTAATGAATAGAGCGACGGAAGACCAGAAACTAAAATTAGCTGCTGGAATTTTTGAAGGATATGACACTGGAGAATTCAACCCTAACATTCAAATTATGGTCGATAGATTGTTAGGTAAGCATGCTGAACCTAACAGAGAGAATTACCCGTTTTTCAGTAACATTTTTGAGTATATGGAAATCGGGCAAGGACTGTCTATAAATACAAATATTTATATGAGTAAAGCCGAACACGACAAAATTAAACAGATGAATTCGTTGACTGAAATTCGAATTTACATGAGAGATCATTATCATATTAGGGTAGCTGTGGAATTACGCGAATTTAATATGGTAGTAGTTTCAGAACTTGATGATACGGTATTTTAATAAGGGAGATTTATAGATATGATCGATGAAATTGATTTGAAAAATTGGGATGCAAGAGGATTAACGATTCTTAGTCTGAATATACGGCAGCGAGGACGGCTATCCATGGGTATCGTTGATAGTTATCATCGAGGAAAACTTGATGATTATACACAAGCAGCTGTAAATAAGATTACTGGGCAAGATGTTTCAATTGATGATTATTCAATGTTGAACCTAATTTACTGTCGATTAGGTAATCAAGCTCAGGTTGTTGATGAAACTGGATTATTGGTGGAATCAGATATGGTGTATATTGACCAACATCCATTTCAAGTTGGCATTCAAACTCATGTCCGGCAAAAATACGGGTCATCATTAGTGGTTGAACAGCATGAATTCAATACATTCGTTATAAGCTCACTGTTGAACCAACAAGACTTCAAAGATTTTGTTGCACAGGTAATGGCTGGAAAAATATAAATCATGGGTAATAGTAGACGAGAATTAGTTGGTAGCTAATCCTCGTTTTTGTTCATGAAAAAAATTTGTAGCGTTGAACACGCTTTCACCTGTATCATACTAATAACTATTGAAATGGAGATGAGTTTTGTGTTGGACGATCTTAAATATATAGAAAAGAAAGTTTCACGGGAGAAAAAGTTAACGCGCTTGAGAATTGTTACTGACTTAAGTATTTTACTGGATGGAGCGGGGGTAGTAGCATTCTTTTATCTACTTGGTTATTTTAATGGTAATGATAGAATACTTTTTTCAATAATAACAGGTATAGTGCTTGGATTGACACCAATTATATTGCGGGGAATCAGTAAGGTTCCAATTGAAACTAATGAATTAATGGTAGATGATTTTTGTGATTTTCTGAAGATTCTGAATCTCTATTCAAAGACATTGATACTTAAATATGAATCGATTGAGAAACAAAAAATTGATGACGCAAAACGCGAAAATAATGGGATACTTGCGATTATCGGAGCTGCTCTTGTAGTATGGTTTTCGATAATGGGGGATTCCGTGCTTAGCAAGTATCAAAACGAAAGCATATGGACAGTTTTGGTTGCTGCCAGTGCTATTGTCTTACTTATAGTATGTGCGTTGACACCATATATCAAATGGGGTGGAGACTATCTTCTTAGGTTGGGATATCAAGTTCGAACTGAGACGTTAGAATTACTAAATGCAGCAGAAA from Lactiplantibacillus brownii encodes:
- a CDS encoding type III toxin-antitoxin system ToxN/AbiQ family toxin, which produces MQPLFCGYFEGVVLEFGYVNTDYINYLRQHEHRILINKSHRPYLGIVLKFGKYTYFAPLESRKTSKKVNGQVTLKVWGNLDKNEDLLGYLLLNDMIPVTDNNWTPLDFHVFEQSDPKRYLLLLKEWQWVKVNADRIKNKSARVYALRCNRNIPFINSICINYKQLEPLCQQFNSSLGN